A single region of the Vibrio cyclitrophicus genome encodes:
- the fabR gene encoding HTH-type transcriptional repressor FabR, translating to MKPMGIRAQQKEKTRRSLIDAAFSQLSADRSFSNLSLREVAREAGIAPTSFYRHFKDMDELGLTMVDEGGLLLRQLMRQARQRIAKEGSVIRTSVETFMEFIESSPNVFRLLLRERSGTSFEFRAAVAREIQHFSAELTEYLITTGMTRDEAFTQAEASVILVFNSGAEALDLDRRQRDELAERLIMQLRMMAKGAFWYRKERERNRLKGGIE from the coding sequence ATGAAACCAATGGGCATTCGCGCACAGCAAAAAGAAAAAACTCGTCGTAGCTTAATTGATGCAGCATTTAGCCAACTCAGCGCCGATCGTAGTTTTTCCAACCTAAGCTTGAGAGAAGTCGCTCGTGAGGCTGGAATAGCACCGACTTCCTTTTATCGTCACTTTAAAGATATGGATGAGCTTGGCTTAACCATGGTTGATGAAGGTGGTTTATTATTACGCCAACTAATGCGTCAAGCTCGTCAGCGTATAGCAAAGGAAGGCAGTGTGATTCGCACATCGGTTGAAACCTTTATGGAATTTATTGAAAGCAGCCCAAACGTATTCAGACTGTTATTACGAGAGCGCTCAGGAACTTCATTTGAGTTTCGTGCAGCGGTAGCTCGTGAGATACAACACTTTTCTGCTGAATTAACCGAATATCTGATAACGACAGGCATGACAAGAGATGAAGCTTTTACTCAAGCAGAAGCCTCGGTCATATTGGTTTTCAATTCAGGGGCAGAAGCATTAGATTTAGATCGACGTCAGCGAGATGAATTGGCTGAACGCTTGATCATGCAATTACGAATGATGGCCAAAGGGGCTTTTTGGTATCGTAAAGAACGTGAACGTAACCGATTAAAAGGCGGGATTGAATAA
- the sthA gene encoding Si-specific NAD(P)(+) transhydrogenase: MPHSNHFDVIVIGSGPGGEGAAMGLTKAGLNVAIIEKESSVGGGCTHWGTIPSKALRHAVSRIIEFNSNPLFCQNNKSIHSTFSNILGHAKSVIDKQTRLRQGFYDRNQCTLVFGTARFIDTNTISVIQSDGTEEHYSADKFVIATGSRPYQPDNVDFLHERIYDSDSILSLKHDPQHIIIYGAGVIGCEYASIFRGLGVKTDLINTRDRLLSFLDNETSDALSYHFWNSGVVIRNDETFEKIEGTDDGVIIHLESGKKMRADCLLYANGRTGNTDKLNLGAVGLEADSRGQVSVNTNYQTNVDHVYAVGDVIGYPSLASAAYDQGRFVAQAIVKGEAERHLIEDIPTGIYTIPEISSVGKTEQELTAAKVPYEVGRSSFKHLARAQIAGKDIGSLKILFHRETKEILGIHVFGERAAEIIHIGQAIMEQKGEANTIEYFVNTTFNYPTMAEAYRVAALNGLNRLF; this comes from the coding sequence ATGCCGCACTCCAACCACTTTGATGTAATCGTAATTGGTAGTGGCCCCGGGGGAGAGGGGGCAGCGATGGGATTAACCAAAGCCGGGTTGAACGTTGCAATCATTGAAAAAGAGAGCAGCGTTGGTGGGGGTTGTACTCACTGGGGAACCATTCCTTCCAAAGCACTGCGTCATGCCGTAAGCCGTATTATCGAATTCAACAGTAATCCTCTGTTTTGTCAGAACAACAAAAGCATTCACTCAACGTTTTCCAACATCCTGGGCCATGCTAAATCAGTCATCGACAAGCAGACTCGCTTACGCCAAGGGTTCTACGACCGCAACCAGTGCACACTGGTATTCGGTACGGCTCGTTTTATCGATACCAACACCATCTCGGTGATACAGAGTGATGGTACTGAAGAACACTACAGTGCAGACAAATTTGTTATCGCGACAGGCTCTCGCCCTTACCAACCAGATAACGTCGACTTCCTGCATGAACGTATCTACGACAGCGACTCAATTCTTTCTCTTAAACACGATCCGCAACACATCATCATCTATGGTGCTGGCGTTATTGGTTGTGAATACGCGTCGATTTTCCGCGGTTTGGGTGTCAAAACCGATCTTATCAATACTCGTGACCGTTTGTTGTCATTTCTAGACAATGAAACCTCGGATGCGCTTTCTTACCACTTCTGGAACAGCGGCGTGGTGATTCGGAACGACGAAACCTTTGAGAAAATCGAAGGCACGGACGATGGCGTGATCATTCACCTAGAATCAGGCAAAAAAATGCGCGCCGACTGCCTACTGTATGCCAATGGCCGAACCGGTAATACCGATAAGTTAAACCTTGGTGCGGTTGGCTTAGAAGCAGACTCTCGTGGGCAAGTATCAGTAAACACCAATTACCAAACCAATGTTGACCATGTTTACGCAGTAGGTGATGTGATTGGCTACCCTAGCCTAGCGAGTGCGGCTTATGACCAAGGTCGATTCGTTGCACAGGCGATTGTCAAAGGTGAAGCTGAACGCCACCTTATTGAAGACATCCCAACAGGTATCTACACCATCCCTGAGATCAGTTCTGTTGGTAAAACCGAGCAAGAACTAACGGCTGCGAAAGTACCGTACGAAGTGGGACGTTCTTCATTCAAACACTTAGCTCGCGCTCAAATCGCCGGTAAAGATATTGGTAGCTTGAAGATCCTATTCCACCGTGAAACCAAAGAGATTTTGGGTATCCACGTGTTTGGTGAGCGTGCTGCTGAAATCATCCATATCGGCCAAGCGATTATGGAACAGAAAGGTGAAGCAAATACCATCGAGTACTTTGTAAACACCACCTTTAATTATCCAACGATGGCAGAAGCTTATCGTGTTGCAGCACTTAACGGACTTAACCGTTTGTTCTAA
- the dinF gene encoding MATE family efflux transporter DinF yields the protein MKLFNPQIIFQTLSNQAMHKKVLLLAIPMVLSNITVPLLGLVDAAVIGHLEHSWYLGGVALGGTMISVTFWLLGFLRMSTTGLAAQSYGANDGKQLGLVFVQGVTMALGFAGVFLLLHSLVADLVFSLSSASDQVKHYGQQYFSIRAWSAPAALTNFVILGWLLGTQNAKAPMWMVIITNVTNIVLDIVLDIVFVIGLGWQVEGAALASVMADYAGLTFGLICVYRIWAKKQLPSPWDLLKKTSQGLSRFVKLNRDIFLRSLCLQATFTFMTFQGASFGDDVVAVNAVLMSFLMIISYGMDGFAYAMEAMVGKAIGAKDKDELNQSLIGTFFWSFNICLVLTIAFAIAGSGLINMITTIPDVKSQAEVYLPWLIAMPLVSMWCFLLDGIFVGATKGKDMRNSMFVATCSFFAIFYLASGLENHALWLAMLSFMAMRGIGLGVLFVSQWKKGEFLA from the coding sequence GTGAAGCTATTTAATCCCCAAATTATTTTTCAAACGCTATCCAATCAGGCGATGCACAAAAAAGTGCTGTTGCTCGCAATCCCGATGGTTCTCTCTAATATTACGGTTCCACTGCTGGGCTTAGTCGATGCGGCGGTTATTGGTCATCTAGAGCATTCTTGGTATTTAGGTGGTGTGGCATTAGGCGGCACTATGATCAGTGTGACCTTTTGGTTGCTTGGCTTCCTGCGTATGTCGACAACAGGGCTAGCCGCACAATCCTATGGTGCGAATGATGGCAAGCAACTTGGCTTAGTCTTTGTGCAAGGCGTGACTATGGCCTTAGGGTTTGCTGGTGTCTTTTTGCTTTTACACAGTCTAGTCGCCGATTTAGTTTTCTCATTGAGTAGCGCCAGTGATCAAGTTAAGCACTATGGTCAGCAATATTTCTCAATCCGCGCTTGGAGTGCACCTGCTGCGCTAACTAACTTTGTTATTTTAGGCTGGCTGCTCGGGACTCAAAATGCCAAAGCGCCCATGTGGATGGTGATTATAACCAACGTCACCAATATCGTTTTGGATATCGTTTTGGATATCGTTTTTGTTATCGGTTTAGGGTGGCAAGTGGAAGGTGCTGCATTAGCATCTGTAATGGCTGATTATGCTGGTCTAACATTTGGCCTGATTTGTGTTTACCGAATCTGGGCGAAGAAACAGTTACCATCGCCATGGGATCTGCTTAAGAAAACCAGCCAAGGTTTGAGTCGTTTCGTGAAACTGAATCGCGATATCTTTCTTCGTTCATTGTGTCTACAAGCGACTTTCACTTTCATGACTTTCCAAGGTGCAAGCTTTGGCGATGATGTTGTTGCGGTCAATGCCGTGTTGATGAGTTTCTTGATGATCATCTCTTATGGGATGGATGGCTTTGCCTATGCAATGGAAGCTATGGTCGGTAAGGCGATAGGCGCGAAAGACAAAGATGAACTAAACCAGTCATTGATTGGTACTTTCTTCTGGAGCTTCAATATTTGTTTAGTACTGACCATAGCGTTCGCAATCGCTGGCTCTGGCTTAATCAATATGATCACCACAATCCCAGACGTAAAGAGCCAAGCCGAGGTGTATCTGCCATGGCTGATTGCGATGCCATTGGTGTCTATGTGGTGCTTCTTGTTGGATGGTATTTTTGTTGGGGCCACTAAAGGCAAGGATATGCGCAATAGTATGTTTGTTGCGACCTGCAGTTTCTTCGCGATTTTCTATTTAGCATCAGGTTTAGAGAACCATGCACTGTGGCTAGCGATGCTGAGCTTTATGGCAATGCGCGGAATTGGTCTTGGTGTGTTGTTTGTTTCTCAGTGGAAGAAGGGTGAGTTTCTCGCTTAG
- a CDS encoding class I SAM-dependent methyltransferase, with the protein MPNPTKPQMKPLIRKPRSSVQKASSDQGSAHQEFQVPTNLVQHLWFRSRESLADDGLVYDPIAAQACKRCQLAPECLTGELDQQQLLYATLTQLCDSQVQQFLSHNPDAWIINVGAGLDTRFYRLDNGRCHWVELDVTENLLWRQRLFHKNERYRLECGSVDDLTWLDELNIPEQASVMVVCEHALLDCNEQLTAHFIQSLSRYFTHAHACLVLAGDKSSSALGQKLGSGKYAHGLSSPIDSVLNWLPWAQWVKSFSPLEQQCNRWKLWQRLLCKISQFKKRLTPQLVLVKW; encoded by the coding sequence ATGCCAAATCCAACCAAACCTCAAATGAAGCCGCTTATTCGTAAGCCGCGCTCCTCTGTTCAAAAGGCTTCTTCAGATCAAGGGTCTGCACATCAAGAATTCCAAGTTCCGACGAATCTCGTTCAACATCTTTGGTTTCGCAGTCGCGAAAGCCTTGCCGATGACGGCCTAGTCTATGACCCTATCGCAGCTCAAGCCTGCAAACGCTGCCAATTAGCACCAGAATGTCTTACTGGTGAACTCGACCAACAACAACTCCTTTACGCGACACTGACTCAACTTTGTGATTCTCAAGTTCAACAATTTTTATCTCATAACCCAGATGCTTGGATTATTAATGTGGGAGCAGGGCTCGATACCCGTTTCTACCGTTTAGATAATGGCCGCTGTCATTGGGTTGAGCTGGATGTAACCGAGAATCTGCTTTGGCGACAACGCCTGTTCCACAAAAACGAACGCTATCGTTTAGAGTGTGGCTCTGTTGACGACTTAACTTGGTTAGATGAACTTAACATTCCAGAGCAAGCTTCTGTGATGGTGGTGTGTGAACATGCTCTGCTTGATTGTAATGAACAACTGACGGCGCACTTTATTCAGTCATTGAGTCGTTACTTTACTCATGCACACGCGTGTTTAGTGTTAGCTGGAGACAAAAGCTCGAGTGCTCTTGGGCAAAAGCTCGGTTCTGGAAAGTATGCTCACGGGTTGTCTTCACCAATAGACAGTGTTCTCAATTGGTTGCCATGGGCGCAATGGGTTAAGTCATTTTCACCATTAGAGCAGCAATGTAATCGTTGGAAGTTGTGGCAGCGATTGTTGTGTAAGATTTCTCAGTTTAAAAAGCGTTTAACTCCTCAATTAGTACTCGTTAAATGGTAG
- the lexA gene encoding repressor LexA: MKPLTPRQQQVFDLIKSKIDDFGMPPTRAEIARELGFRSANAAEEHLKALARKEAIEIIPGASRGIRILLEDAANEEQGLPLIGQVAAGEPILAQEHVEMHYQVDPGMFKPQADFLLRVNGESMKDIGIMDGDLLAVHKTQDVRDGQVVVARVDDDVTVKRLERKGSMVLLHAENEEFSPIHVDLESQHLSIEGLAVGIIRNTDWM, from the coding sequence ATGAAGCCGTTAACGCCCCGCCAACAACAAGTTTTTGATCTTATCAAAAGTAAGATTGACGATTTCGGTATGCCACCGACACGTGCAGAAATTGCACGAGAACTAGGCTTCCGCTCTGCTAATGCTGCAGAAGAACATTTAAAAGCTCTTGCTCGTAAAGAAGCGATTGAGATTATCCCGGGTGCGTCTCGTGGTATTCGTATTTTGCTTGAAGATGCAGCAAATGAGGAACAAGGTTTACCATTAATCGGTCAGGTTGCCGCTGGTGAGCCTATTCTGGCTCAAGAACATGTAGAAATGCATTACCAAGTAGACCCAGGTATGTTTAAGCCTCAGGCTGACTTCTTACTTCGTGTAAATGGCGAAAGTATGAAAGACATCGGTATTATGGATGGTGATCTACTGGCTGTTCATAAAACACAAGACGTACGCGACGGTCAGGTTGTTGTAGCTCGTGTTGATGATGATGTAACGGTAAAACGCCTAGAACGTAAAGGTTCAATGGTTCTGTTACATGCTGAAAATGAAGAGTTTTCTCCAATTCACGTCGATCTAGAGTCTCAACACTTGTCTATTGAAGGACTGGCTGTTGGTATTATTCGTAACACCGACTGGATGTAG
- a CDS encoding diacylglycerol kinase — MTKKSNTGLKRIIKAAGFSWQGLTSSFKSEAAFRQEVFMAAILIPLAFYLDVSQVERILMISAVVLVMVVELINTAIEAVVDRIGSEHHELSGMAKDVGSAAVLICLVLAGYVWLEILFL, encoded by the coding sequence ATGACCAAAAAATCAAACACCGGATTAAAACGCATCATAAAAGCAGCAGGCTTTTCATGGCAAGGGCTCACAAGTTCGTTTAAAAGCGAGGCTGCATTTCGGCAAGAAGTGTTCATGGCAGCAATACTGATTCCGCTGGCATTCTATTTGGATGTAAGCCAAGTAGAGCGAATCTTGATGATCTCAGCTGTTGTGTTAGTGATGGTTGTCGAGTTAATCAATACCGCGATTGAAGCAGTTGTTGATCGAATCGGTAGTGAGCATCATGAGCTTTCTGGGATGGCGAAAGATGTCGGCTCAGCGGCTGTTCTTATCTGCCTAGTACTAGCGGGTTACGTATGGCTAGAGATCCTATTTTTGTGA